A region of the Desulfovibrio sp. Huiquan2017 genome:
TTGTTCCGTTTTGCGTAAGCGTTCCTGCCGTGGGTGGCCCCGGCCTGCATGGACAGAGACGGGTCCACCAGCAGCCGCCCGGACATGGCGTTGCGTCCGAGGAGCATGCGGAATTTCATTTCGTCCCGGTTGGTCAGGGTCAGTTCGATGGGCCAGGTCCGTCCGGCCAGCAGCAGGGTGGTCGCTATGACATAGCGGTTCTGGCTTTGTCCACCAGAATTGGTGACTTTTCTGCGGTCCACCAGGGGGGCCGAGCAGGGGATGACCAGGTTGTCGTTT
Encoded here:
- a CDS encoding ATP-dependent zinc protease translates to MKKPKEPKMIIGWREWVGLPDLDVPAVKAKVDTGARTSALHAFDVEPFERDGRRFVAFNVHPLQGNDNLVIPCSAPLVDRRKVTNSGGQSQNRYVIATTLLLAGRTWPIELTLTNRDEMKFRMLLGRNAMSGRLLVDPSLSMQAGATHGRNAYAKRNKGHLPA